From the genome of Ananas comosus cultivar F153 linkage group 16, ASM154086v1, whole genome shotgun sequence, one region includes:
- the LOC109722342 gene encoding rust resistance kinase Lr10-like isoform X1, which yields MGYFEKSLAFVIIFLVLRAKKAYCSDCSVSPCSLQGPRISFPFWKVGQPQHCGYPGFKLSCKGNQTVLQLASFGEVFVTSIYYEQNELTIDVGPNNCTYDFFLRFNSSATPFSYYPYFPPETTQYTYTNCSSNITSDDLYPVPCMSSTSSKSGFYVYVVPSAMQLTMLPGYCQPIGNISVPYLLTPNSADYSSSFDPDYPFTDSALNLAWSLPGCESCFNCGFKSNASNETYCLDPPYEEGSFYPDNTGGNSGNNTKHLIIGICIGSLFLVAVTAAIISAYYLRRRGRKKGMENQNQTSVERFLEEYKSLRPTRYSYADIKKITDHFKSKLGEGGFGSVFKGTLPSGLPVAVKVLKKNAGGGDGGEFVNEVGTIGRIHHVNIVRLLGFCADGLRRALIYEFMPNESLEKFISSSSRSGEGGPGPNAALSWSKLLDIAVGIARGMEYLHQGCNQRILHFDIKPHNILLDHNFSPKISDFGLAKLCSKERSMVSISAARGTVGYIAPEVLSRNFGNVSYKSDVYSFGMLLLEMAGGRDIIINKSNGMTTMTEAPLLESSIYNNNNSSCLCGTLTAGDEEDEATLIARKLTIVGLWCVQWHPVDRPCMKVVVQMLEGSVQSLQMPPDPFASLGSAPQTELAGPPAIASQGPNLQVITEEGEVITEEGEEGGVGGDAGTNY from the exons ATGGGCTACTTCGAGAAATCCTTAGCCTTTGTGATCATCTTTCTGGTTCTTCGAGCCAAGAAAGCCTACTGCAGTGACTGCTCAGTTTCCCCGTGTTCGCTGCAAGGTCCTAGGATAAGCTTCCCCTTTTGGAAAGTGGGTCAACCTCAGCATTGTGGCTACCCCGGATTCAAGCTATCATGCAAGGGAAACCAAACTGTTCTACAACTTGCGTCTTTCGGTGAAGTTTTTGTAACATCCATATATTATGAGCAAAATGAGCTCACCATTGATGTCGGCCCCAACAATTGCACATATGACTTCTTCTTGCGCTTCAACTCCTCAGCAACCCCTTTCTCCTACTACCCATACTTTCCTCCTGAAACTACTCAGTACACGTACACAAATTGTTCTAGCAATATAACCTCTGATGACCTTTATCCAGTTCCTTGTATGAGTAGCACCAGCAGCAAATCAGGATTTTATGTTTACGTAGTACCTTCAGCCATGCAACTGACTATGTTGCCGGGGTATTGCCAGCCAATAGGAAATATATCAGTTCCTTATCTTTTAACTCCCAACTCCGCGGATTATTCATCATCATTTGATCCTGATTACCCTTTCACCGATTCGGCTCTCAATCTTGCTTGGAGTTTGCCAGGATGTGAAAGTTGCTTTAACTGTGGATTCAAGAGCAACGCAAGTAATGAGACTTACTGTTTAGATCCACCCTATGAAGAAGGCTCCTTTTATCCAGACAACACAGGTGGCAACTCAG GAAACAACACAAAGCATTTGATAATAG GTATTTGCATCGGCTCCCTTTTCCTGGTAGCAGTAACAGCTGCGATAATCAGTGCCTACTATTTGAGAAGGCGTGGTAGGAAGAAAGGAATGGAGAATCAGAATCAGACCAGCGTTGAGAGGTTCTTAGAAGAATACAAGTCCCTTCGACCCACCAGGTATTCCTACGCCGATATCAAGAAGATCACCGATCATTTTAAGTCCAAGCTGGGCGAAGGTGGATTCGGCAGCGTCTTCAAAGGCACGCTGCCGAGCGGGCTGCCGGTCGCCGTGAAGGTTCTGAAGAAGAACGCCGGAGGAGGCGACGGAGGAGAGTTTGTGAACGAAGTCGGCACGATCGGCAGAATCCACCACGTAAATATTGTTCGCCTTCTGGGCTTCTGCGCCGACGGATTGCGAAGAGCTCTGATCTATGAGTTCATGCCGAACGAGTCTTTAGAGAAGTTCATTTCCTCGTCGTCGCGTTCTGGGGAGGGGGGCCCGGGCCCGAACGCCGCGCTGAGTTGGTCGAAGCTGCTGGACATTGCGGTCGGCATTGCCAGGGGAATGGAGTATCTTCATCAGGGATGCAACCAGAGAATCCTCCATTTCGACATCAAGCCCCACAACATACTGCTGGACCACAACTTCAGCCCCAAGATCTCTGATTTCGGGCTGGCCAAGCTATGCTCCAAGGAGCGGAGCATGGTGTCGATCAGCGCCGCGAGAGGAACCGTCGGCTACATTGCGCCGGAGGTGCTATCGAGGAACTTCGGAAATGTTTCCTACAAGTCCGACGTCTACAGCTTCGGAATGCTGCTGCTGGAGATGGCCGGCGGGagggatattattattaataaaagcAACGGGATGACGACGATGACGGAGGCCCCCCTCCTGGAGTCTTcgatttataataataataacagcaGCTGTTTATGTGGGACTCTCACTGCTGGAGACGAGGAGGACGAGGCAACACTGATAGCGAGGAAGCTGACGATAGTGGGTTTATGGTGCGTACAGTGGCATCCGGTGGATCGGCCTTGCATGAAGGTCGTGGTTCAGATGCTGGAAGGGAGCGTACAGAGTCTCCAGATGCCCCCTGATCCATTTGCCTCCCTTGGGTCGGCCCCGCAGACTGAACTCGCAGGTCCACCTGCCATCGCGTCTCAGGGCCCCAACTTGCAAGTAATAACTGAAGAAGGAGAAGTAATAacggaagaaggagaagaaggcggAGTCGGAGGAGATGCGGGAACAAATTATTAA
- the LOC109722342 gene encoding rust resistance kinase Lr10-like isoform X2: MGYFEKSLAFVIIFLVLRAKKAYCSDCSVSPCSLQGPRISFPFWKVGQPQHCGYPGFKLSCKGNQTVLQLASFGEVFVTSIYYEQNELTIDVGPNNCTYDFFLRFNSSATPFSYYPYFPPETTQYTYTNCSSNITSDDLYPVPCMSSTSSKSGFYVYVVPSAMQLTMLPGYCQPIGNISVPYLLTPNSADYSSSFDPDYPFTDSALNLAWSLPGCESCFNCGFKSNASNETYCLDPPYEEGSFYPDNTGGNSGICIGSLFLVAVTAAIISAYYLRRRGRKKGMENQNQTSVERFLEEYKSLRPTRYSYADIKKITDHFKSKLGEGGFGSVFKGTLPSGLPVAVKVLKKNAGGGDGGEFVNEVGTIGRIHHVNIVRLLGFCADGLRRALIYEFMPNESLEKFISSSSRSGEGGPGPNAALSWSKLLDIAVGIARGMEYLHQGCNQRILHFDIKPHNILLDHNFSPKISDFGLAKLCSKERSMVSISAARGTVGYIAPEVLSRNFGNVSYKSDVYSFGMLLLEMAGGRDIIINKSNGMTTMTEAPLLESSIYNNNNSSCLCGTLTAGDEEDEATLIARKLTIVGLWCVQWHPVDRPCMKVVVQMLEGSVQSLQMPPDPFASLGSAPQTELAGPPAIASQGPNLQVITEEGEVITEEGEEGGVGGDAGTNY; encoded by the exons ATGGGCTACTTCGAGAAATCCTTAGCCTTTGTGATCATCTTTCTGGTTCTTCGAGCCAAGAAAGCCTACTGCAGTGACTGCTCAGTTTCCCCGTGTTCGCTGCAAGGTCCTAGGATAAGCTTCCCCTTTTGGAAAGTGGGTCAACCTCAGCATTGTGGCTACCCCGGATTCAAGCTATCATGCAAGGGAAACCAAACTGTTCTACAACTTGCGTCTTTCGGTGAAGTTTTTGTAACATCCATATATTATGAGCAAAATGAGCTCACCATTGATGTCGGCCCCAACAATTGCACATATGACTTCTTCTTGCGCTTCAACTCCTCAGCAACCCCTTTCTCCTACTACCCATACTTTCCTCCTGAAACTACTCAGTACACGTACACAAATTGTTCTAGCAATATAACCTCTGATGACCTTTATCCAGTTCCTTGTATGAGTAGCACCAGCAGCAAATCAGGATTTTATGTTTACGTAGTACCTTCAGCCATGCAACTGACTATGTTGCCGGGGTATTGCCAGCCAATAGGAAATATATCAGTTCCTTATCTTTTAACTCCCAACTCCGCGGATTATTCATCATCATTTGATCCTGATTACCCTTTCACCGATTCGGCTCTCAATCTTGCTTGGAGTTTGCCAGGATGTGAAAGTTGCTTTAACTGTGGATTCAAGAGCAACGCAAGTAATGAGACTTACTGTTTAGATCCACCCTATGAAGAAGGCTCCTTTTATCCAGACAACACAGGTGGCAACTCAG GTATTTGCATCGGCTCCCTTTTCCTGGTAGCAGTAACAGCTGCGATAATCAGTGCCTACTATTTGAGAAGGCGTGGTAGGAAGAAAGGAATGGAGAATCAGAATCAGACCAGCGTTGAGAGGTTCTTAGAAGAATACAAGTCCCTTCGACCCACCAGGTATTCCTACGCCGATATCAAGAAGATCACCGATCATTTTAAGTCCAAGCTGGGCGAAGGTGGATTCGGCAGCGTCTTCAAAGGCACGCTGCCGAGCGGGCTGCCGGTCGCCGTGAAGGTTCTGAAGAAGAACGCCGGAGGAGGCGACGGAGGAGAGTTTGTGAACGAAGTCGGCACGATCGGCAGAATCCACCACGTAAATATTGTTCGCCTTCTGGGCTTCTGCGCCGACGGATTGCGAAGAGCTCTGATCTATGAGTTCATGCCGAACGAGTCTTTAGAGAAGTTCATTTCCTCGTCGTCGCGTTCTGGGGAGGGGGGCCCGGGCCCGAACGCCGCGCTGAGTTGGTCGAAGCTGCTGGACATTGCGGTCGGCATTGCCAGGGGAATGGAGTATCTTCATCAGGGATGCAACCAGAGAATCCTCCATTTCGACATCAAGCCCCACAACATACTGCTGGACCACAACTTCAGCCCCAAGATCTCTGATTTCGGGCTGGCCAAGCTATGCTCCAAGGAGCGGAGCATGGTGTCGATCAGCGCCGCGAGAGGAACCGTCGGCTACATTGCGCCGGAGGTGCTATCGAGGAACTTCGGAAATGTTTCCTACAAGTCCGACGTCTACAGCTTCGGAATGCTGCTGCTGGAGATGGCCGGCGGGagggatattattattaataaaagcAACGGGATGACGACGATGACGGAGGCCCCCCTCCTGGAGTCTTcgatttataataataataacagcaGCTGTTTATGTGGGACTCTCACTGCTGGAGACGAGGAGGACGAGGCAACACTGATAGCGAGGAAGCTGACGATAGTGGGTTTATGGTGCGTACAGTGGCATCCGGTGGATCGGCCTTGCATGAAGGTCGTGGTTCAGATGCTGGAAGGGAGCGTACAGAGTCTCCAGATGCCCCCTGATCCATTTGCCTCCCTTGGGTCGGCCCCGCAGACTGAACTCGCAGGTCCACCTGCCATCGCGTCTCAGGGCCCCAACTTGCAAGTAATAACTGAAGAAGGAGAAGTAATAacggaagaaggagaagaaggcggAGTCGGAGGAGATGCGGGAACAAATTATTAA
- the LOC109722556 gene encoding putative RING-H2 finger protein ATL21A, producing MGYFEKSLAFVIIFLVLRAKKAYCSDCSVSPCSLQGPRISFPFWKVGQPQHCGYPGFKLSCKGNQTVLQLASFGEVFVTSIYYEQNELTIDVGPNNCTYDFFLRFNSSATPFSYYPYFPPETTQYTYTNCSSNITSDDLYPVPCMSSTSSKSGFYVYVVPSAMQLTMLPGYCQPIGNISVPYLLTPNSADYSSSFDPDYPFTDSALNLAWSLPGCESCFNCGFKSNASNETYCLDPPYEEGSFYPDNTGGNSGNNTKHLIIGICIGSLFLVAVTANPILSAPMVPV from the exons ATGGGCTACTTCGAGAAATCCTTAGCCTTTGTGATCATCTTTCTGGTTCTTCGAGCCAAGAAAGCCTACTGCAGTGACTGCTCAGTTTCCCCGTGTTCGCTGCAAGGTCCTAGGATAAGCTTCCCCTTTTGGAAAGTGGGTCAACCTCAGCATTGTGGCTACCCCGGATTCAAGCTATCATGCAAGGGAAACCAAACTGTTCTACAACTTGCGTCTTTCGGTGAAGTTTTTGTAACATCCATATATTATGAGCAAAATGAGCTCACCATTGATGTCGGCCCCAACAATTGCACATATGACTTCTTCTTGCGCTTCAACTCCTCAGCAACCCCTTTCTCCTACTACCCATACTTTCCTCCTGAAACTACTCAGTACACGTACACAAATTGTTCTAGCAATATAACCTCTGATGACCTTTATCCAGTTCCTTGTATGAGTAGCACCAGCAGCAAATCAGGATTTTATGTTTACGTAGTACCTTCAGCCATGCAACTGACTATGTTGCCGGGGTATTGCCAGCCAATAGGAAATATATCAGTTCCTTATCTTTTAACTCCCAACTCCGCGGATTATTCATCATCATTTGATCCTGATTACCCTTTCACCGATTCGGCTCTCAATCTTGCTTGGAGTTTGCCAGGATGTGAAAGTTGCTTTAACTGTGGATTCAAGAGCAACGCAAGTAATGAGACTTACTGTTTAGATCCACCCTATGAAGAAGGCTCCTTTTATCCAGACAACACAGGTGGCAACTCAG GAAACAACACAAAGCATTTGATAATAG GTATTTGCATCGGCTCCCTTTTCCTGGTAGCAGTAACAGCT aatccGATTCtgtcagcgccaatggttccagtATAG